One stretch of Daphnia pulicaria isolate SC F1-1A chromosome 8, SC_F0-13Bv2, whole genome shotgun sequence DNA includes these proteins:
- the LOC124310849 gene encoding uncharacterized protein LOC124310849 isoform X2, whose translation MTTYNLVHRDPRQDFYYNSHLAARPESNRMTKFMPDPRLQPKIIPHDVDQYPYSSNENPNYTMEEPICNAKGKSLRPPQSGSPVVGITRMVKPGARNDERRHEQHSNEGRFDRQFSSMSHESSVVDENIQPDMNLDSLVHNLLDSLDDGIVYDSQSRHSNEEPEEPEDFPTRYANYQRSFDDFEKYAVALPCDPRLQKSTVTSGQPSSGHSKNDSHLTARVKPEPREKITGPQQDVNIPENNLKQALEDIRQRQQTPSTPDPNVSSYGKINKAKNSNTSKTTTDPQPKKITPPKPSSNKKDSKGNHQSPELSSDKTRRKVVEDSESRNSSRSSRNSSPGADRRRTASSRMALGSPEWHRQVRMVDKPDPRNRDSREREMRRVRRLSRSRSRSRSRSPRRTQRYFRYGSPERRSRSRSPLSRRPRRVSPEYPHRRWGHLGPSRNSRSPVRTRDRRRSPPDHSHRNVVERTVIMRQRSRSLSRSRSPSRSSSQQQQNSKRLKDHHDMPAREIQQSQPPPSSSKPAVHVDSPVAHQTTQLFTRNYVVANQVDHVAHIVQPIQPVQPTITAARYVAPPNMVPPNVSTIPPLMNYYNHQQQHYQATVQQQIDIITYQHQQQHHHHHLQQQQFNQQQLYQQHLQQMNQNPVAHHAHQSMPSSPLIPIIHPAGVVNSPARHNIPPPQTLPNLPSTSTQPTTAPTTNSEGGSVEEQRTRMTRDGLLEKQANLIHQLLVLQVQQADLELKQNSAEDGEYERLSNNIIEKAKFGKEMMVSAQTLEKIIQKHTNQLKEDLSELKKTRSSNRYNYYDPQQHWCELCDVITDKLNDYLTHLHSKEHEERLQSTGVQSTPWHKKRTITPEEKGGIRIPFNGLQNLQPVKAWYCELCDVWMGDLLCAKLHMSSSSHNDQHMKRSMERPESLLNHATKKQAALRRNLVRKREEERVRNQQKQADKMKMEAERKEAAKKREEENQEKQRLMKEKWQDFVRNEEANKASVVELEGEPTGEKSAIIQRSTSSLTSSSIRLNIRTPLMTTKTMDQDDTSEAPISSLMETSDSIEGQVILTEKEIPAELSAKQVSIDGSNKEGFEQRSTLDVPTDEPSVVNPTENIIKSSEIGIEPPPCLDGVAEKEAVTDSLPMDSSDKEEPASVSREAEASKDIPESSNPKAAKLLVGEQKSSAIVLEQKDICDRMDSSTCSKVSMEKTGVKTNSDLINSLQQMVPISQNNLPSTASTMESEETKSADPMFHDRISVPEQTQQVDENSQEPLDTSAQSGMDPECLDVQGNIENVQDSLENAGVSAEVSGCNSIDGSQQNSDSNLSDSQEKRFDVQDGILLPKIEPKDSEEISDCCVILEVNPKLSKVPELIDLESSNEECDQQAAKLEMETSENSEHCAPLSESGEEKCDSLLVGENRASTPCKIQFGEFIVLSETTEDSSGIDADSRASINSSSEMSSGDRLVVVEEAPGDETETNKIV comes from the exons ATGACGACGTACAACTTGGTCCATC gaGATCCAAGGCAAGACTTTTATTACAACTCTCATTTGGCAGCGAGACCAGAATCGAACAGAATGACAAAGTTTATGCCAGATCCAAGGCTGCAGCCAAAGATCATACCTCATGATGTTGATCAGTATCCTTACTCATCAAATGAGAATCCAAACTACACGATGGAAGAACCAATATGTAATGCAAAAGGGAAGTCACTTAGGCCACCACAGTCTGGGAGCCCAGTTGTTGGAATTACAAGGATGGTGAAGCCAGGTGCAAGAAACGATGAAAGGAGGCATGAGCAGCACTCAAACGAAGGAAGATTTGATCGACAATTTTCTTCTATGAGTCACGAATCTTCAGTCGTCGACGAAAACATTCAACCTGACATGAATTTAGATTCACTTGTTCATAATCTTCTTGATTCATTGGATGATGGAATCGTTTACGATAGTCAGTCTCGCCACAGCAATGAGGAACCAGAAGAACCAGAAGATTTTCCAACGAGGTACGCGAACTACCAGAGGTCATTTGACGATTTTGAAAAGTATGCTGTAGCATTACCTTGCGACCCACGCTTGCAGAAATCAACAGTCACTTCTGGCCAACCATCGTCAggacattcaaaaaatgactCTCATCTGACAGCTAGAGTTAAACCAGAGCCTAGGGAGAAAATAACAGGACCTCAACAGGATGTTAACATTCctgaaaacaatttaaaacaaGCATTAGAAGATATTCGTCAAAGGCAGCAAACGCCGTCGACCCCTGATCCGAACGTATCTAGTTACGGCAAAATCAACAAGGCCAAAAATAGCAACACTAGCAAGACTACGACTGATCCTCAACCAAAGAAAATAACTCCTCCCAAACCAAGTTCAAACAAGAAAGACAGCAAAGGAAATCACCAGTCGCCAGAGTTGAGCAGTGACAAAACACGTCGGAAGGTAGTCGAAGATTCAGAATCTAGGAATAGTAGTAGATCGAGTAGAAACAGTTCACCGGGAGCAGATCGGCGACGAACTGCTTCAAGTAGAATGGCTCTAGGTAGCCCGGAATGGCACCGTCAAGTCAGAATGGTTGATAAACCTGATCCTCGAAATAGAGATTCCCGCGAAAGAGAAATGCGACGTGTCAGGCGTTTGAGTCGATCCCGTAGTCGAAGTCGTTCGCGATCCCCAAGACGTACTCAGCGCTACTTTCGTTACGGTTCGCCGGAACGCCGTTCACGAAGCCGTTCTCCGCTATCCCGGCGACCCCGCAGAGTTTCGCCAGAATATCCTCACCGCCGTTGGGGACATTTGGGACCTAGCCGAAATTCACGTTCGCCTGTTAGAACGAGAGATCGCAGACGCTCACCTCCTGATCACAGCCATCGTAATGTTGTCGAACGGACCGTCATCATGCGCCAGCGAAGCCGATCTTTATCTCGTTCTCGATCGCCTTCTAGGTCTTCATCTCAGCAACAGCAGAATTCTAAACGTTTGAAGGATCATCACGACATGCCTGCAAGAGAAATTCAGCAATCGCAGCCGCCACCGTCGTCTAGTAAACCGGCTGTCCATGTTGATTCACCAGTTGCCCATCAGACAACTCAGTTGTTTACTCGTAATTATGTAGTAGCTAATCAGGTTGATCATGTTGCTCATATTGTTCAGCCAATACAACCGGTACAGCCAACAATAACCGCAGCAAGATATGTCGCGCCACCCAATATGGTACCTCCTAACGTTTCCACCATTCCGCCTTTGATGAATTATTAcaaccaccaacaacaacattacCAAGCAACGGTGCAGCAGCAAATCGACATTATAACTtaccaacatcaacaacaacatcatcatcatcacctacagcaacaacaatttaatcagcagcagctctaCCAACAACATCTTCAACAAATGAACCAAAATCCCGTTGCTCACCATGCTCACCAATCCATGCCATCTTCGCCTTTGATTCCAATCATTCATCCAGCAGGTGTAGTTAATAGTCCAGCCCGACATAACATTCCGCCACCTCAAACCTTGCCAAATCTTCCCTCTACTTCGACACAACCAACAACAGCACCTACAACCAATTCAGAAGGAGGGTCTGTGGAAGAACAACGTACTCGGATGACCCGTGACGGTCTATTGGAGAAGCAAGCGAACCTCATCCATCAACTGTTGGTTCTTCAGGTGCAACAAGCTGACctagaattgaaacaaaattcagCTGAAGATGGCGAGTATGAGCGTTTATCTAATAATATTATTGAAAAAGCaaaatttgggaaagaaaTGATGGTTAGTGCCCAGACCTTGGAGAAAATCATTCAGAAACACACCAATCAACTAAAAGAGGACCTTTCTGAGCTTAAGAAGACGCGTTCCAGTAATCGTTACAACTATTATGATCCTCAACAGCATTGGTGCGAATTGTGTGACGTCATTACAGATAAACTAAACGACTATCTCACCCATCTGCATTCAAAAGAACACGAAGAGAGGCTGCAGTCCACCGGAGTACAGTCTACGCCATGGCACAAGAAGCGTACGATAACCCCCGAGGAAAAAGGAGGAATCCGCATTCCCTTCAATGGATTACAAAACCTTCAACCGGTCAAGGCGTGGTATTGCGAGCTCTGTGATGTTTGGATGGGCGACCTTTTATGTGCTAAGCTTCACATGTCTTCTAGCTCCCACAACGATCAACACATGAAGAGAAGCATGGAACGACCCGAGTCCTTGTTGAATCATGCGACGAAAAAACAAGCGGCGCTACGACGTAATTTGGTCCGTAAGAGGGAAGAGGAAAGAGTCCGAAATCAGCAAAAGCAGGCGGACAAGATGAAGATGGAAGCAGAACGGAAAGAAGCggccaagaaaagagaagaggaaaatcaagaaaaacaaaggctgatgaaagaaaaatggcagGATTTCGTTAGGAATGAAGAAGCTAATAAAGCCTCTGTCGTTGAACTCGAAGGAGAACCTACCGGAGAAAAGAGCGCGATCATTCAACGATCCACTAGCAGTTTGACTTCGTCTAGTATTCGACTAAACATACGTACTCCCTTGATGACTACCAAAACGATGGATCAAGACGATACCTCCGAGGCACCGATTTCATCTCTGATGGAAACATCTGATTCAATTGAAGGGCAAGTTATCCtcacggaaaaagaaattccagcAGAGCTGTCGGCCAAACAAGTTTCCATTGATGGTTCGAATAAAGAGGGCTTCGAACAGCGATCCACCTTGGATGTACCAACGGACGAGCCGAGCGTCGTAAACCCAACTGAAAACATCATCAAATCCAGCGAAATCGGCATTGAGCCACCTCCCTGTCTTGATGGAGTCGCTGAGAAAGAGGCTGTTACCGACTCGTTGCCGATGGATTCCAGTGATAAAGAAGAGCCTGCTAGTGTGAGCCGTGAAGCCGAGGCGTCCAAAGACATTCCGGAAAGTAGCAACCCAAAAGCTGCAAAACTTTTGGTCGGAGAACAAAAATCGAGTGCAATCGTTTTAGAACAAAAAGATATTTGCGATCGAATGGATTCATCCACTTGTTCTAAAGTATCTATGGAGAAAACTGGTGTTAAAACTAATTCAGATTTGATCAATTCCCTTCAACAGATGGTGCCAATTAGTCAAAATAATCTTCCTTCTACAGCATCAACCATGGAATCAGAAGAAACAAAGAGTGCCGACCCGATGTTCCATGATCGTATTTCTGTTCCTGAACAAACCCAGCAGGTAGACGAAAATTCTCAAGAACCATTGGACACATCCGCCCAATCCGGAATGGACCCGGAATGCTTGGATGTCCAAGGAAACATTGAAAATGTTCAAGACTCTCTCGAAAATGCTGGAGTTTCTGCTGAAGTTTCGGGGTGTAACAGTATTGATGGCTCTCAACAAAACTCTGATTCCAATCTGAGCGATAGTCAGGAGAAAAGATTCGATGTACAAGATGGCATACTACTTCCAAAAATTGAACCAAAAGATTCCGAGGAGATCAGCGATTGTTGCGTCATTCTGGAGGTGAATCCTAAACTTTCCAAAGTACCAGAGCTGATTGATTTAGAGTCTTCAAATGAAGAATGTGATCAGCAGGCAGCTAAACTTGAAATGGAAACGAGCGAGAATAGTGAACATTGTGCGCCATTGTCTGAAAGTGGCGAAGAAAAGTGCGATAGTTTACTTGTCGGCGAGAATCGAGCTTCCACGCCGTGTAAAATTCAGTTTGGCGAATTTATTGTTTTGAGTGAAACTACCGAAGATAGTTCAGGTATCGATGCCGACAGTCGCGCCAGCATCAACTCGTCCTCGGAAATGTCATCAGGGGACCGTCTCGTTGTAGTTGAAGAGGCGCCAGGAGATGAAACGGAaactaataaaattgtttaa
- the LOC124310849 gene encoding uncharacterized protein LOC124310849 isoform X1, whose product MQRGRGRGGFDPYFDELVPWPKIRTRTRNHNHDRTDGPGGSRQHNFHPDDVQFHNPSRNAVNEHGFGSQIGDPRQDFYYNSHLAARPESNRMTKFMPDPRLQPKIIPHDVDQYPYSSNENPNYTMEEPICNAKGKSLRPPQSGSPVVGITRMVKPGARNDERRHEQHSNEGRFDRQFSSMSHESSVVDENIQPDMNLDSLVHNLLDSLDDGIVYDSQSRHSNEEPEEPEDFPTRYANYQRSFDDFEKYAVALPCDPRLQKSTVTSGQPSSGHSKNDSHLTARVKPEPREKITGPQQDVNIPENNLKQALEDIRQRQQTPSTPDPNVSSYGKINKAKNSNTSKTTTDPQPKKITPPKPSSNKKDSKGNHQSPELSSDKTRRKVVEDSESRNSSRSSRNSSPGADRRRTASSRMALGSPEWHRQVRMVDKPDPRNRDSREREMRRVRRLSRSRSRSRSRSPRRTQRYFRYGSPERRSRSRSPLSRRPRRVSPEYPHRRWGHLGPSRNSRSPVRTRDRRRSPPDHSHRNVVERTVIMRQRSRSLSRSRSPSRSSSQQQQNSKRLKDHHDMPAREIQQSQPPPSSSKPAVHVDSPVAHQTTQLFTRNYVVANQVDHVAHIVQPIQPVQPTITAARYVAPPNMVPPNVSTIPPLMNYYNHQQQHYQATVQQQIDIITYQHQQQHHHHHLQQQQFNQQQLYQQHLQQMNQNPVAHHAHQSMPSSPLIPIIHPAGVVNSPARHNIPPPQTLPNLPSTSTQPTTAPTTNSEGGSVEEQRTRMTRDGLLEKQANLIHQLLVLQVQQADLELKQNSAEDGEYERLSNNIIEKAKFGKEMMVSAQTLEKIIQKHTNQLKEDLSELKKTRSSNRYNYYDPQQHWCELCDVITDKLNDYLTHLHSKEHEERLQSTGVQSTPWHKKRTITPEEKGGIRIPFNGLQNLQPVKAWYCELCDVWMGDLLCAKLHMSSSSHNDQHMKRSMERPESLLNHATKKQAALRRNLVRKREEERVRNQQKQADKMKMEAERKEAAKKREEENQEKQRLMKEKWQDFVRNEEANKASVVELEGEPTGEKSAIIQRSTSSLTSSSIRLNIRTPLMTTKTMDQDDTSEAPISSLMETSDSIEGQVILTEKEIPAELSAKQVSIDGSNKEGFEQRSTLDVPTDEPSVVNPTENIIKSSEIGIEPPPCLDGVAEKEAVTDSLPMDSSDKEEPASVSREAEASKDIPESSNPKAAKLLVGEQKSSAIVLEQKDICDRMDSSTCSKVSMEKTGVKTNSDLINSLQQMVPISQNNLPSTASTMESEETKSADPMFHDRISVPEQTQQVDENSQEPLDTSAQSGMDPECLDVQGNIENVQDSLENAGVSAEVSGCNSIDGSQQNSDSNLSDSQEKRFDVQDGILLPKIEPKDSEEISDCCVILEVNPKLSKVPELIDLESSNEECDQQAAKLEMETSENSEHCAPLSESGEEKCDSLLVGENRASTPCKIQFGEFIVLSETTEDSSGIDADSRASINSSSEMSSGDRLVVVEEAPGDETETNKIV is encoded by the exons ATGCAAAGAGGTAGAGGAAGAGGTGGATTCGATCCATATTTTGACGAACTCGTACCGTGGCCAAAAATACGAACTCGAACTCGAAATCACAACCATGACCGAACAGACGGACCTGGTGGGAGTCGCCAACATAATTTTCACCCTGATGATGTACAGTTTCACAATCCGAGTAGAAATGCTGTGAACGAACATGGTTTTGGGTCACAAATAG gaGATCCAAGGCAAGACTTTTATTACAACTCTCATTTGGCAGCGAGACCAGAATCGAACAGAATGACAAAGTTTATGCCAGATCCAAGGCTGCAGCCAAAGATCATACCTCATGATGTTGATCAGTATCCTTACTCATCAAATGAGAATCCAAACTACACGATGGAAGAACCAATATGTAATGCAAAAGGGAAGTCACTTAGGCCACCACAGTCTGGGAGCCCAGTTGTTGGAATTACAAGGATGGTGAAGCCAGGTGCAAGAAACGATGAAAGGAGGCATGAGCAGCACTCAAACGAAGGAAGATTTGATCGACAATTTTCTTCTATGAGTCACGAATCTTCAGTCGTCGACGAAAACATTCAACCTGACATGAATTTAGATTCACTTGTTCATAATCTTCTTGATTCATTGGATGATGGAATCGTTTACGATAGTCAGTCTCGCCACAGCAATGAGGAACCAGAAGAACCAGAAGATTTTCCAACGAGGTACGCGAACTACCAGAGGTCATTTGACGATTTTGAAAAGTATGCTGTAGCATTACCTTGCGACCCACGCTTGCAGAAATCAACAGTCACTTCTGGCCAACCATCGTCAggacattcaaaaaatgactCTCATCTGACAGCTAGAGTTAAACCAGAGCCTAGGGAGAAAATAACAGGACCTCAACAGGATGTTAACATTCctgaaaacaatttaaaacaaGCATTAGAAGATATTCGTCAAAGGCAGCAAACGCCGTCGACCCCTGATCCGAACGTATCTAGTTACGGCAAAATCAACAAGGCCAAAAATAGCAACACTAGCAAGACTACGACTGATCCTCAACCAAAGAAAATAACTCCTCCCAAACCAAGTTCAAACAAGAAAGACAGCAAAGGAAATCACCAGTCGCCAGAGTTGAGCAGTGACAAAACACGTCGGAAGGTAGTCGAAGATTCAGAATCTAGGAATAGTAGTAGATCGAGTAGAAACAGTTCACCGGGAGCAGATCGGCGACGAACTGCTTCAAGTAGAATGGCTCTAGGTAGCCCGGAATGGCACCGTCAAGTCAGAATGGTTGATAAACCTGATCCTCGAAATAGAGATTCCCGCGAAAGAGAAATGCGACGTGTCAGGCGTTTGAGTCGATCCCGTAGTCGAAGTCGTTCGCGATCCCCAAGACGTACTCAGCGCTACTTTCGTTACGGTTCGCCGGAACGCCGTTCACGAAGCCGTTCTCCGCTATCCCGGCGACCCCGCAGAGTTTCGCCAGAATATCCTCACCGCCGTTGGGGACATTTGGGACCTAGCCGAAATTCACGTTCGCCTGTTAGAACGAGAGATCGCAGACGCTCACCTCCTGATCACAGCCATCGTAATGTTGTCGAACGGACCGTCATCATGCGCCAGCGAAGCCGATCTTTATCTCGTTCTCGATCGCCTTCTAGGTCTTCATCTCAGCAACAGCAGAATTCTAAACGTTTGAAGGATCATCACGACATGCCTGCAAGAGAAATTCAGCAATCGCAGCCGCCACCGTCGTCTAGTAAACCGGCTGTCCATGTTGATTCACCAGTTGCCCATCAGACAACTCAGTTGTTTACTCGTAATTATGTAGTAGCTAATCAGGTTGATCATGTTGCTCATATTGTTCAGCCAATACAACCGGTACAGCCAACAATAACCGCAGCAAGATATGTCGCGCCACCCAATATGGTACCTCCTAACGTTTCCACCATTCCGCCTTTGATGAATTATTAcaaccaccaacaacaacattacCAAGCAACGGTGCAGCAGCAAATCGACATTATAACTtaccaacatcaacaacaacatcatcatcatcacctacagcaacaacaatttaatcagcagcagctctaCCAACAACATCTTCAACAAATGAACCAAAATCCCGTTGCTCACCATGCTCACCAATCCATGCCATCTTCGCCTTTGATTCCAATCATTCATCCAGCAGGTGTAGTTAATAGTCCAGCCCGACATAACATTCCGCCACCTCAAACCTTGCCAAATCTTCCCTCTACTTCGACACAACCAACAACAGCACCTACAACCAATTCAGAAGGAGGGTCTGTGGAAGAACAACGTACTCGGATGACCCGTGACGGTCTATTGGAGAAGCAAGCGAACCTCATCCATCAACTGTTGGTTCTTCAGGTGCAACAAGCTGACctagaattgaaacaaaattcagCTGAAGATGGCGAGTATGAGCGTTTATCTAATAATATTATTGAAAAAGCaaaatttgggaaagaaaTGATGGTTAGTGCCCAGACCTTGGAGAAAATCATTCAGAAACACACCAATCAACTAAAAGAGGACCTTTCTGAGCTTAAGAAGACGCGTTCCAGTAATCGTTACAACTATTATGATCCTCAACAGCATTGGTGCGAATTGTGTGACGTCATTACAGATAAACTAAACGACTATCTCACCCATCTGCATTCAAAAGAACACGAAGAGAGGCTGCAGTCCACCGGAGTACAGTCTACGCCATGGCACAAGAAGCGTACGATAACCCCCGAGGAAAAAGGAGGAATCCGCATTCCCTTCAATGGATTACAAAACCTTCAACCGGTCAAGGCGTGGTATTGCGAGCTCTGTGATGTTTGGATGGGCGACCTTTTATGTGCTAAGCTTCACATGTCTTCTAGCTCCCACAACGATCAACACATGAAGAGAAGCATGGAACGACCCGAGTCCTTGTTGAATCATGCGACGAAAAAACAAGCGGCGCTACGACGTAATTTGGTCCGTAAGAGGGAAGAGGAAAGAGTCCGAAATCAGCAAAAGCAGGCGGACAAGATGAAGATGGAAGCAGAACGGAAAGAAGCggccaagaaaagagaagaggaaaatcaagaaaaacaaaggctgatgaaagaaaaatggcagGATTTCGTTAGGAATGAAGAAGCTAATAAAGCCTCTGTCGTTGAACTCGAAGGAGAACCTACCGGAGAAAAGAGCGCGATCATTCAACGATCCACTAGCAGTTTGACTTCGTCTAGTATTCGACTAAACATACGTACTCCCTTGATGACTACCAAAACGATGGATCAAGACGATACCTCCGAGGCACCGATTTCATCTCTGATGGAAACATCTGATTCAATTGAAGGGCAAGTTATCCtcacggaaaaagaaattccagcAGAGCTGTCGGCCAAACAAGTTTCCATTGATGGTTCGAATAAAGAGGGCTTCGAACAGCGATCCACCTTGGATGTACCAACGGACGAGCCGAGCGTCGTAAACCCAACTGAAAACATCATCAAATCCAGCGAAATCGGCATTGAGCCACCTCCCTGTCTTGATGGAGTCGCTGAGAAAGAGGCTGTTACCGACTCGTTGCCGATGGATTCCAGTGATAAAGAAGAGCCTGCTAGTGTGAGCCGTGAAGCCGAGGCGTCCAAAGACATTCCGGAAAGTAGCAACCCAAAAGCTGCAAAACTTTTGGTCGGAGAACAAAAATCGAGTGCAATCGTTTTAGAACAAAAAGATATTTGCGATCGAATGGATTCATCCACTTGTTCTAAAGTATCTATGGAGAAAACTGGTGTTAAAACTAATTCAGATTTGATCAATTCCCTTCAACAGATGGTGCCAATTAGTCAAAATAATCTTCCTTCTACAGCATCAACCATGGAATCAGAAGAAACAAAGAGTGCCGACCCGATGTTCCATGATCGTATTTCTGTTCCTGAACAAACCCAGCAGGTAGACGAAAATTCTCAAGAACCATTGGACACATCCGCCCAATCCGGAATGGACCCGGAATGCTTGGATGTCCAAGGAAACATTGAAAATGTTCAAGACTCTCTCGAAAATGCTGGAGTTTCTGCTGAAGTTTCGGGGTGTAACAGTATTGATGGCTCTCAACAAAACTCTGATTCCAATCTGAGCGATAGTCAGGAGAAAAGATTCGATGTACAAGATGGCATACTACTTCCAAAAATTGAACCAAAAGATTCCGAGGAGATCAGCGATTGTTGCGTCATTCTGGAGGTGAATCCTAAACTTTCCAAAGTACCAGAGCTGATTGATTTAGAGTCTTCAAATGAAGAATGTGATCAGCAGGCAGCTAAACTTGAAATGGAAACGAGCGAGAATAGTGAACATTGTGCGCCATTGTCTGAAAGTGGCGAAGAAAAGTGCGATAGTTTACTTGTCGGCGAGAATCGAGCTTCCACGCCGTGTAAAATTCAGTTTGGCGAATTTATTGTTTTGAGTGAAACTACCGAAGATAGTTCAGGTATCGATGCCGACAGTCGCGCCAGCATCAACTCGTCCTCGGAAATGTCATCAGGGGACCGTCTCGTTGTAGTTGAAGAGGCGCCAGGAGATGAAACGGAaactaataaaattgtttaa